A region of the Raphanus sativus cultivar WK10039 unplaced genomic scaffold, ASM80110v3 Scaffold4023, whole genome shotgun sequence genome:
TTAATCAGCTTTATTATAACAGAAACATTTTCAAAACCATTTCATCTAATTGTCATTAAGTTGATTCTCTTTTTATTGGTTAGACACTTGAACTTATACTTTTAGGGGTATACAACCAAgccatcagttttttttttcaaatactttaaaatacaacaattttcttttttgtatcAGAAAGTATTTGTAACATTCTCATTCGATTCTCTATTTTTGATATTGGAAGATACAAACACAACAGTTTATCATAAAAATCTTACTCCTAAAAATTATTATCctataaaaattaaagaaaaaaatacttaaagTCTTGAATCTCCAATACTATTTAGcgttttaatttgttattatattttggtttgacattttttttacatatatcaATTGTCTTGTTATAGTAAATAATACGGTTCCTAGTCCTAATGTCCTATACGATTAGACGATATATACTTTAATAACACAACACAGTTATTTGTCcccaaaaaaacataatacagTTATAAGCTACAAACGATAACACATAATTTCTAATGTCGGCTTTAAAAGCTCTTCATTATGATCAAGTCCTGTTTATCATTCGTATTTATGATTAAATAGGACAATAAAATGgctgttttgttttggtcataGCTGGATCTTCTACTTCGTGTATAGCTCATTGATCGAATCCTTATGGGCCAAAGAGAAGAATGTATAACCAAAACAGGATTCGATCTAGCTTTCGGTGATAATATTTGCATATCtatcaactatatatatatatgaaaatatgtagtGATTTATTATTCTGTTATTAACTGTCCCCTACCGCCAACTTGCCTAAAGACAAATATTCTTTGTCTATACACACTCATGTTTGATTCCGATCTTCCCAGACgtaaatatatgtgaaaaaaaattgagatcCGTCTTACactttttaactttaatatCGGGTATTATTACAGATTCAGTTATTTTAGTGTttcgaaaaaaaagaaaactggCAACAATTTTTtgtgataaataaatatatacatgtgtaTATATTTGTCGACTTGACCGGTTGAGAACGGGAACCGATTTCGAAAATGTCATGATCTTATCACGCCGATTAGATTTGTGTAAGGAAAAGCTAATAGAGAATTGATGCAACTAAAGCTTCGAAATTGTAACCGATACCAAATTTCTGGACCAGTTTGTATAtggaatattaatatttttttaaatggttagACTTGATCTTAAGTAGTAGATATCTAACGATAAAATAAAGgacctaataaaaatatcagGTAGTGGGACGCAATGGCGAATCTAGAAAATTTTTTAAATGGGggcataaaaacataaaaagttaaaaaaacaagGTAAAAGGGGGGTTGCAAGGTATTCGAACCCTGGTTCAGTGGGGGCATGAGAAGAGTTATAACCACCTAGGCTACGGAATCTTAAACAATCTCTATGTATTTTAACTCAATTGTAGATTTTACTGGGGGCAGCTGCACCCATGCTGTAAAGGGTAGATTCGCCCCTGGTGGGACGTGAATTCCGCACTGACCACATTTCCAGTGCCTTGTGGGTGAAGCTTTTCAAGTGTTTTGGATTCTCCTTTTTGTTCATTCACCGAAGACAATAAATCCTTTACTATTACTCGTCTACGTGTATAATTCCTTCTTGATAATCATCTAATGTCTTGTCACTTCATCGATCTATCATATCTCGAttgttaaatttatatacaCTCGTCTGTAcaataataatatcaaatcACTAACATTTTAGCAAATGATACATTAATCATATGATTTAAGACTTTATTTTATCTTCACGTACGTGGAAATTTAGCAATAGTGTTACACAGTTGCTTTAAGGTACACTTGTCTTTCCCTCCGTACAATATGCAAgtcaatatacatatatacatctACAAATGCATATACCTTATTATAAAATGACATCCATGCGGAGGAAGCAAAGCATTTTAAAACATCTATGCTTCCTCCCGGTTATAGCTAgatacttatatataatatatgtgtttttAACACATTGATTATtgacatcatatatatatgcatatacgTAGGTTGGAAGGCTATAACCATATGGCCTTAGCGTCTTTAAGCATCTGTTTGAGCGACCCGTCGACGTGGAACGAGATAATGTCTTTGGATGATCCGATGTACCTTCCTCCGACAAAAACGGCTGGAACCGCCGGGTTTGATGAGCCAAGCGCACGTAGGGCACGCTCCATTTCACGGCCTTCGGGGTCCTTATCGAGCTCGTGGATCGCCGGACTAGCTCCTAGTTCGTAGAATAACGTCTTGATGCTATGGCACATACAACACGAGCTCTTTGTGAATATCACTGCTGCTTTCTTCGACGACAAATCTCTTATTCTCTCCATTTGCTTTTGAAGAAACAGAAGTTAGTAATGAAGTTTTTGTTTTGGGAATGAGAAAGGCTTATGTTGTGTGTTGTACATGTGCTTGGATCAGTTGTTATTTATAATGGTTATTGTGGAAGTTTTTGGATTATTTTATTTCGgggttttttataaaaaatatactggataaatatataattgatatagtACCCCACTcgaaatatatattgtaattgaAATGTCCCACAAACCAAAGTTTCCTCGAAAGAGGCTAAGTTCTTTGCGATAGGATTTTGGATAAGAAAAAATGCTTACTCTTATGATTTTGTCTGATGGAGATTACTGTTTTTAATTGATTTCTAATTTATTATTGAAATGGAGTTATATTAGAGGTGTGATTAGTTGTCTCTTGCCATATATTATAATGTGTATTATATTGTAAGAAAAGAAATAATAGAGATATGACTTATATCACTTTCGGTCTGTGGCAGGCAGTAGCATCACATACCCAAATCATTAatctataattatattttgttccATTTTGAGGTCATAGTGGAAAACGTGGAAGGTTGATAATTTGAGGTACGGTGCCATGCACAAAAAAGGATTTTTATGCGTTTTTggtgttaattaattaatatatgaatgatataatatactccctctgttcctaaatataggattttctacacttttcacgtttattaagactataataattatttgcactttatttaattatttatatcacTTACACACTTTCCAATAACTGTCTACCAATAAAGTTTAATCagttcaatttttaataaaaaaaaaacctcaaaagtatacaaaactaccttaaaaatatagaaaatcttatattgtggaacaaagaaaaactccaaaaaatcctatatttaggaacagagggagtagttaACATTGTCATGATCATAATATAAAGCCTAAGTACCTGAGAGAAAAAGCCACTTCTAGACAGAATCATCTAGTATTAATTTGCTCTATACGTGGACGACAAAATCTATCTAAAATAGTGATTTGTAGATGCATGGATTTTGTAATAGGGGTATTTCAATGTATATGCATTGCGCTTTACAactaaaacaattaataaaggGGGTTTATACATTTAATGTTTCAAGGTGGCTACATTATAAACTAAAACCTAACTTTAAAGAAAAACTTGAGAAGTGTATGCAAAGAGGAAAATCAGATGTTTGGTGGTGACTGTTGCGTCATCTTTGACATTGGAAAAAAATCTGAGATAAGAAGTTTATCTATATCTGACCCCACTCCACAAACATACACAGCCATTGTATAATCTGTGTACCTATAAAGGAATGTATAGAAGAATCTGTAAATGTATATGTCAATTGTCAatgattaaaaaagaaaaaattgtcaATGATTCCATCTATATGTAATATGTGTGTCCAAATGAAGATACCATATCCATGTGTCGTCTACTTGTCTTGTTTCAACTGTAACCCATTTAAGAGTATTTTTAACGTTTTGATACCATGACAATATCtaaaaagaataaatttattactattttatgtACATGCGTTCATCTTAACTTTCAAAAACTTTCTAATTTGTTGACACTTGGCAATTGGAGTTTAATTCTCATCTAAAAAGTTGTACAATTAGAACCTCTTATTAATCTCTTTcctatttttgattaatttataattttacaaaGGTAAGAATTTGGAAAAGAACTTCCGTTAATCATGTTCTAATATCTATAAGTTTTCTTTCTGGATATAattccttctttttttctttctatgaATATTGAAATCTCGAGAACCATAAATTTATTGAAATTAACCGGGGTTTGacatttgtaaaaaaaacaaagaagagacgAGCCATTGGATGAATACGACTGTCCGGTCCTCTAGATAACACGTTGGATCTAGTTTTTATTGTTTGTGAATTGTGGTTAGATAATTGAAATCACAGTAAAAGAGGAAAAATCATGTTATCTTTCAACTCTTCCAACTTTATAACGAATTCTTTTGTTAGGAATTAGttacatttgtttttatttttttgccaCTATACAATATGATTGTATCACTGTTCATTCGACGTGGTAAATCATTACAATTACCTATACATATTCAAGGTTTATAGGTATAGATTTGATACGATTCATATTTACATATAgcgaatataaaatatttataaactacaaAACATTTTGTTCGATATGATCAAATAATGGGTGGAGCTTGCCTTTCTATGAGTTTTGTGGGTAAGATGCTTAGGAACCAAACCTACAGTTTAAGACACTATCTCCACTTGGCCATACACGAATCAATCTTTAGGCATATAGGTGAAACATATGaacaattttcatattttatatgaatatatatgtttctttactgattaatattctttttaaatatcttCACCTATATAGATAGGTGAATAAATCTCTCCCCACTATCAGTGAATCGGAAACTACATAGATAAGTATTGGATTTCCTAATACTATCATATTACaactacatatattttattaaaagtgttattcttgaaaatattaagaatgataACAAAAatccttttatatattttatagttttcatgAATAAATTTTCTTATAGTAACATATTTTGTGATTAGAAAACAATGGAATGTTTCAGTAACACTTGTGACTAATTAATACTTATTGAgtatatattttgttcaaatatgtattgatatttgatatttatttgttAGGTCTCTCACATAGACTATCCTAGAATGgattccttttcttcttctttttttttgtggtgaAAGGATTCCTTTTCTCTTTTACTAAAAATCCAAGCTAGAGTTGAcagaataaatataaagttctacttgtcaaaaaaaaaaatctgagtgATTGATCTAAATG
Encoded here:
- the LOC130507098 gene encoding glutaredoxin-C11, translated to MERIRDLSSKKAAVIFTKSSCCMCHSIKTLFYELGASPAIHELDKDPEGREMERALRALGSSNPAVPAVFVGGRYIGSSKDIISFHVDGSLKQMLKDAKAIWL